The following are encoded together in the Rhineura floridana isolate rRhiFlo1 chromosome 21, rRhiFlo1.hap2, whole genome shotgun sequence genome:
- the GLOD4 gene encoding glyoxalase domain-containing protein 4 isoform X3, translated as MVGYGPEDNHFVAELTYNYGVGDYRLGNDFLGMTVVSSQAVRNAQKLQWPLKEISAGVYETEAPGGYKFCLQDKDSPKEDPVLKVTLAVSSLQKSVDYWSKLLGMKVYEEDEGKQKTLLGYADDQCKLELQGVGGAVDHGTAFGRIAFSCPKEELPGIEALMKKEGQKILTPLVSLDTPGKATVQVVILADPDGHEICFVGDEAFQELSRVDPSGGKLLDEAMAADKSHEWFAKCNIQKPSA; from the exons ATGGTGGGCTACGGTCCAGAAGACAATCACTTTGTCGCAGAGTTAACCTACAATTACGGCGTTGGAGACTACCGCCTCGGCAATGATTTTCTG GGAATGACTGTCGTGTCCAGCCAGGCCGTGAGGAACGCCCAAAAGCTGCAGTGGCCGCTCAAGGAAATCTCGGCAGGCGTCTACGAAACGGAAGCCCCAGGAGGATACAAGTTCTGCCTGCAAGACAAAGACTCGCCAAAGGAAG ACCCTGTGCTGAAAGTTACCTTGGCCGTGTCCAGTCTGCAGAAGTCTGTGGACTACTGGTCGAAGTTGCTGGGCATGAAGGTGTACGAGGAGGACGAAGGCAAGCAGAAGACCCTGCTTGGCTATGCGGATGACCAG TGCAAGCTGGAGTTGCAGGGTGTCGGAGGAGCCGTGGACCACGGAACAGCCTTTGGGCGGATCGCCTTCTCTTGCCCCAAGGAAGAG CTGCCGGGCATCGAAGCCTTGATGAAAAAAGAGGGCCAGAAGATCTTGACCCCTCTAGTGAGCCTGGACACGCCAGGGAAAGCCACGGTGCAAGTGGTCATCTTGGCAGATCCT GACGGCCACGAAATCTGTTTCGTCGGGGATGAAGCCTTCCAAGAGCTTTCCAGGGTGGACCCCAGCGGCGGGAAACTCTTAGATGAG GCGATGGCGGCCGACAAAAGCCACGAGTGGTTTGCCAAATGCAACATCCAAAAGCCTTCCGCGTAG
- the MRM3 gene encoding rRNA methyltransferase 3, mitochondrial isoform X1 yields the protein MAAFVRAARAPLLLLRPALGSRRGVRALRRSPVRVLPSAAEAREQRPVTPSPPRPQPCPVKRPGAQAGLVGDSPKAAAAKEKEEPEPEEADFRYERAGHGDKRLSKVVTLAKSRAFREKHGKILLEGRRLIADALAAGAVPQTLFFSAVEHLKELPAGQLKGASLVKVKFEELKAWSDVITPQGVIGIFARPDHAKMRYPEVQQGHGLPLSLICDNVRDPGNLGTILRSAAGAGCNRVLLLKGCVDAWEPKVLRAGMGAHFRLSILSSLDWEVLPSYLLPGSCVHVADCSQASPPAPSSHRWGAQPHKLKAQPAQRQEPSPDLDGEEPEPERLEVQHYSERWMEAPATAVVIGGETHGVSAEANQLAQRTGGKKLVIPVVPGVDSLNSAMAASILLFEGKRQLYWAEEPDVGKIQASRLQLNC from the exons ATGGCGGCCTTCGTGAGGGCAGCACGGGCCCCCTTATTGCTGCTGCGGCCGGCCTTGGGGAGCAGACGAGGGGTGCGCGCGCTAAGGAGGAGCCCCGTCCGCGTGCTGCCTTCCGCCGCGGAGGCGCGGGAGCAACGGCCAGTCACCCCCAGCCCGCCTCGGCCCCAGCCTTGCCCTGTGAAGAGACCTGGAGCCCAGGCCGGCTTGGTGGGGGATTCACCAAAGGCAGCGGCCGCTAAGGAGAAGGAGGAGCCGGAACCCGAAGAAGCGGATTTTCGCTACGAGCGGGCCGGGCACGGCGACAAGAGACTGAG CAAGGTGGTGACGCTGGCCAAGTCCAGGGCGTTTCGCGAGAAGCACGGGAAGATCCTGCTGGAAGGCAGGCGACTCATCGCTGATGCCCTGGCCGCTGGCGCCGTCCCGCAGACGCTCTTCTTCAGCGCTGTGGAAcacctgaaggagctgccggcgGGCCAGCTGAAAGGCGCCAGCCTCGTCAAGGTGAAATTCGAAGAGCTCAAGGCCTGGTCTGATGTCATCACTCCTCAGGGGGTAATAG GAATCTTTGCCAGACCGGACCATGCcaaaatgaggtatccagaggtcCAGCAAGGGCACGGCCTGCCCCTCTCTCTGATCTGCGACAACGTCCGCGACCCAGGAAACCTGGGCACCATCCTCAGATCGGCAGCCGGAGCTGGTTGCAACAGGGTGCTGCTTCTCAAAG GCTGCGTCGACGCCTGGGAGCCCAAAGTCCTCCGGGCCGGGATGGGCGCTCACTTCCGTCTCTCCATCCTTTCCAGCTTGGACTGGGAGGTCCTGCCCAGCTACCTCCTCCCCGGAAGCTGCGTGCATGTGGCCGACTGCTCCCAGGCCTCGCCACCAGCGCCCAGCAGCCACAGGTGGGGCGCCCAGCCCCACAAGCTGAAGGCGCAGCCGGCCCAGCGGCAGGAGCCGAGTCCCGATTTGGACGGCGAAGAGCCAGAACCGGAGCGGCTGGAAGTCCAGCATTACTCCGAGCGCTGGATGGAGGCTCCCGCCACGGCAGTGGTCATTGGCGGGGAGACCCATGGTGTGAGCGCAGAAGCCAACCAGCTGGCCCAGAGGACAGGGGGAAAGAAGTTAGTCATCCCGGTGGTGCCAGGTGTGGACAGTTTGAACTCTGCCATGGCAGCCAGCATCCTCCTCTTTGAGGGGAAGAGACAGCTGTATTGGGCAGAGGAGCCGGACGTTGGAAAGATCCAGGCTTCCAGGCTCCAGCTGAACTGTTGA
- the GLOD4 gene encoding glyoxalase domain-containing protein 4 isoform X1, translating to MKARRALHFVFKVGDRAQTARFYRDLLGMRVLRHEEFEEGCKATCNGPYDGKWSKTMVGYGPEDNHFVAELTYNYGVGDYRLGNDFLGMTVVSSQAVRNAQKLQWPLKEISAGVYETEAPGGYKFCLQDKDSPKEDPVLKVTLAVSSLQKSVDYWSKLLGMKVYEEDEGKQKTLLGYADDQCKLELQGVGGAVDHGTAFGRIAFSCPKEELPGIEALMKKEGQKILTPLVSLDTPGKATVQVVILADPDGHEICFVGDEAFQELSRVDPSGGKLLDEAMAADKSHEWFAKCNIQKPSA from the exons ATGAAGGCTCGGCGCGCGCTGCACTTCGTATTCAAAGTCGGCGACCGAGCTCAGACCGCGCGTTTTTACCGGGACCTACTGGGCATGCGC GTTCTAAGACATGAAGAATTTGAAGAAGGATGCAAGGCCACATGCAACGG CCCCTATGATGGCAAATGGAGTAAAACAATGGTGGGCTACGGTCCAGAAGACAATCACTTTGTCGCAGAGTTAACCTACAATTACGGCGTTGGAGACTACCGCCTCGGCAATGATTTTCTG GGAATGACTGTCGTGTCCAGCCAGGCCGTGAGGAACGCCCAAAAGCTGCAGTGGCCGCTCAAGGAAATCTCGGCAGGCGTCTACGAAACGGAAGCCCCAGGAGGATACAAGTTCTGCCTGCAAGACAAAGACTCGCCAAAGGAAG ACCCTGTGCTGAAAGTTACCTTGGCCGTGTCCAGTCTGCAGAAGTCTGTGGACTACTGGTCGAAGTTGCTGGGCATGAAGGTGTACGAGGAGGACGAAGGCAAGCAGAAGACCCTGCTTGGCTATGCGGATGACCAG TGCAAGCTGGAGTTGCAGGGTGTCGGAGGAGCCGTGGACCACGGAACAGCCTTTGGGCGGATCGCCTTCTCTTGCCCCAAGGAAGAG CTGCCGGGCATCGAAGCCTTGATGAAAAAAGAGGGCCAGAAGATCTTGACCCCTCTAGTGAGCCTGGACACGCCAGGGAAAGCCACGGTGCAAGTGGTCATCTTGGCAGATCCT GACGGCCACGAAATCTGTTTCGTCGGGGATGAAGCCTTCCAAGAGCTTTCCAGGGTGGACCCCAGCGGCGGGAAACTCTTAGATGAG GCGATGGCGGCCGACAAAAGCCACGAGTGGTTTGCCAAATGCAACATCCAAAAGCCTTCCGCGTAG
- the LOC133374406 gene encoding diazepam-binding inhibitor-like 5, with the protein MSQAEFEKAAAMVTQMKGPIPNEDMLEIYSLYKQATQGDCGTPCPCATDLKGKAKWEAWSKRRGMAKEEAMKTYVAKAEELKKKYGG; encoded by the coding sequence ATGTCTCAGGCTGAGTTTGAGAAAGCCGCTGCCATGGTCACACAAATGAAGGGGCCCATCCCCAACGAGGACATGCTGGAGATCTACAGCCTGTACAAGCAGGCCACCCAGGGGGACTGTGGGACGCCCTGCCCGTGTGCCACTGACCTCAAAGGCAAAGCCAAATGGGAGGCGTGGAGTAAACGGAGAGGGATGGCAAAGGAGGAGGCCATGAAGACCTACGTCGCCAAAGCGGAGGAGCTGAAGAAAAAGTATGGCGGCTGA
- the GLOD4 gene encoding glyoxalase domain-containing protein 4 isoform X2 — MKARRALHFVFKVGDRAQTARFYRDLLGMRVLRHEEFEEGCKATCNGPYDGKWSKTMVGYGPEDNHFVAELTYNYGVGDYRLGNDFLGMTVVSSQAVRNAQKLQWPLKEISAGVYETEAPGGYKFCLQDKDSPKEDPVLKVTLAVSSLQKSVDYWSKLLGMKVYEEDEGKQKTLLGYADDQCKLELQGVGGAVDHGTAFGRIAFSCPKEEDGHEICFVGDEAFQELSRVDPSGGKLLDEAMAADKSHEWFAKCNIQKPSA; from the exons ATGAAGGCTCGGCGCGCGCTGCACTTCGTATTCAAAGTCGGCGACCGAGCTCAGACCGCGCGTTTTTACCGGGACCTACTGGGCATGCGC GTTCTAAGACATGAAGAATTTGAAGAAGGATGCAAGGCCACATGCAACGG CCCCTATGATGGCAAATGGAGTAAAACAATGGTGGGCTACGGTCCAGAAGACAATCACTTTGTCGCAGAGTTAACCTACAATTACGGCGTTGGAGACTACCGCCTCGGCAATGATTTTCTG GGAATGACTGTCGTGTCCAGCCAGGCCGTGAGGAACGCCCAAAAGCTGCAGTGGCCGCTCAAGGAAATCTCGGCAGGCGTCTACGAAACGGAAGCCCCAGGAGGATACAAGTTCTGCCTGCAAGACAAAGACTCGCCAAAGGAAG ACCCTGTGCTGAAAGTTACCTTGGCCGTGTCCAGTCTGCAGAAGTCTGTGGACTACTGGTCGAAGTTGCTGGGCATGAAGGTGTACGAGGAGGACGAAGGCAAGCAGAAGACCCTGCTTGGCTATGCGGATGACCAG TGCAAGCTGGAGTTGCAGGGTGTCGGAGGAGCCGTGGACCACGGAACAGCCTTTGGGCGGATCGCCTTCTCTTGCCCCAAGGAAGAG GACGGCCACGAAATCTGTTTCGTCGGGGATGAAGCCTTCCAAGAGCTTTCCAGGGTGGACCCCAGCGGCGGGAAACTCTTAGATGAG GCGATGGCGGCCGACAAAAGCCACGAGTGGTTTGCCAAATGCAACATCCAAAAGCCTTCCGCGTAG
- the MRM3 gene encoding rRNA methyltransferase 3, mitochondrial isoform X2, with product MVLKGNQDWNIRSCLYTESHRWSLYLHLVYTLTGSGCPVSDRRTFPPLPRDASCGFLGIKVVTLAKSRAFREKHGKILLEGRRLIADALAAGAVPQTLFFSAVEHLKELPAGQLKGASLVKVKFEELKAWSDVITPQGVIGIFARPDHAKMRYPEVQQGHGLPLSLICDNVRDPGNLGTILRSAAGAGCNRVLLLKGCVDAWEPKVLRAGMGAHFRLSILSSLDWEVLPSYLLPGSCVHVADCSQASPPAPSSHRWGAQPHKLKAQPAQRQEPSPDLDGEEPEPERLEVQHYSERWMEAPATAVVIGGETHGVSAEANQLAQRTGGKKLVIPVVPGVDSLNSAMAASILLFEGKRQLYWAEEPDVGKIQASRLQLNC from the exons atggttctgaaaggGAACCAAGactggaacataagaagctgcctttatacAGAGTCACACCGTTGGTCCCTCTACCTCCACCTTGTCtacacgctgactggcagtggctgtccagtttCAGACAGGAGGACATTCCCACCGCTGCCCAGAGATGCCAGCTGCGGCTTCCTAGGAAT CAAGGTGGTGACGCTGGCCAAGTCCAGGGCGTTTCGCGAGAAGCACGGGAAGATCCTGCTGGAAGGCAGGCGACTCATCGCTGATGCCCTGGCCGCTGGCGCCGTCCCGCAGACGCTCTTCTTCAGCGCTGTGGAAcacctgaaggagctgccggcgGGCCAGCTGAAAGGCGCCAGCCTCGTCAAGGTGAAATTCGAAGAGCTCAAGGCCTGGTCTGATGTCATCACTCCTCAGGGGGTAATAG GAATCTTTGCCAGACCGGACCATGCcaaaatgaggtatccagaggtcCAGCAAGGGCACGGCCTGCCCCTCTCTCTGATCTGCGACAACGTCCGCGACCCAGGAAACCTGGGCACCATCCTCAGATCGGCAGCCGGAGCTGGTTGCAACAGGGTGCTGCTTCTCAAAG GCTGCGTCGACGCCTGGGAGCCCAAAGTCCTCCGGGCCGGGATGGGCGCTCACTTCCGTCTCTCCATCCTTTCCAGCTTGGACTGGGAGGTCCTGCCCAGCTACCTCCTCCCCGGAAGCTGCGTGCATGTGGCCGACTGCTCCCAGGCCTCGCCACCAGCGCCCAGCAGCCACAGGTGGGGCGCCCAGCCCCACAAGCTGAAGGCGCAGCCGGCCCAGCGGCAGGAGCCGAGTCCCGATTTGGACGGCGAAGAGCCAGAACCGGAGCGGCTGGAAGTCCAGCATTACTCCGAGCGCTGGATGGAGGCTCCCGCCACGGCAGTGGTCATTGGCGGGGAGACCCATGGTGTGAGCGCAGAAGCCAACCAGCTGGCCCAGAGGACAGGGGGAAAGAAGTTAGTCATCCCGGTGGTGCCAGGTGTGGACAGTTTGAACTCTGCCATGGCAGCCAGCATCCTCCTCTTTGAGGGGAAGAGACAGCTGTATTGGGCAGAGGAGCCGGACGTTGGAAAGATCCAGGCTTCCAGGCTCCAGCTGAACTGTTGA